The DNA segment CGTCCAAATACCTTTCCATAGGTCGGCAGCGAATCCACGATCATCTCACCGCGCGAGTACGCCTCGGCAATCTTCCGGTCATATTCTATCCTGCCCAGCACCTCCAGTTCCTGCTCATCGACGTATTCGTCCAACGGCACGTATTCGCCGTAAGCGTTGTTGATCACAAGTCCGCAATCAAGCCTCAGCGCCCTGCACATATCAACCGCCAGCCGCAGGTCATTCAGTCCGAACGGCGTGGGCTCAGTAACAAGGATCACGTAATCCGCTCCCCGTACCGCGGCGATCACGGGGCAGCTTGTTCCCGGCGGGGCATCCACAAACCGCAACTCAGCATCAGTGTCCCCAGCAAGCACCTCATGTATCAGAGAAGGCGTCCGCACGCTGCCCAGTTTCAGCAGCCCGCCTGCAAAACGCAGCTTGCCAGCCGACCCGTGCGAGACGGTCCCGATCTCCATTTTCTTTGCGGTTATCGCACCCGTCGGGCATATCCGCATGCATCCGCCGCAGCTATGGCACATGTTTTCGAAAGTGATCACGTTCTGCCCGCCCAGATGCGCTATCGCCGAATACTGACAAAGCCGGCCGCATTTGCCGCATCCGCTGCATTTGCTTATGTCCACTTGCGGTACATCCACGTGTACTGTTTTGCTGGCCTCTATTGCGGGTTTTAGGAATATGCCGCCGTTGGGCTCCTCGACATCGCAGTCCAGATACGCGGATTTGAACCGGTCCGCCGCCGTCCACGCCAGATTCGTCGAAACCGTCGTCTTGCCCGTACCGCCTTTGCCGCTGGCTATCGCGATCGTCTTAGCTGTCTTCATGGTCGTTCCCTCATGCGTTTTAGATCGCCTTCAGACTGCCTTCATTATACGCCTGCACTGCTTGTTCGACCGTTCCATTTAGGCCGGTGTATATCTTGACGTCGCCGGACTGAAGCGTCTGCATGGCTTTGGGCCCGCATTCGCCCGTCAGTACGGCCGAGGCGTCGCCGTCTATCACGGTCTTGCCGGCGCTTATGCCTGCGCCCTGTGCGGCGTTCATGCTCGTATTCTCGACCGCCGAAAACTCCATCGTCGCCGGATCGATGAAAATGAAATACGCACACCGACCGAAACGCGGATCGACTTCGCTTTGCAGGTCCGAACCTTTGCTCGTTACACATATCATCTGGTATCCCCTAACTGATGTTTGCATACTACCGAGCCGTACCCCCCGAAAGGGGGCCAATCGCGGGAGCTGGGTGTTCTGTGCCTGGCTCCTTTCGGGATCGTCGGCTCGAAAAGACTATTTCTCTTCTTTCATGGACTTGATTCGCGACTCGAGGTCGTTCAGCGACTCGCGAAGACCTTGCGCCTGGGCTTCCAGGTCCGTGAGGTTCTCGCTGGCCGGCTCATAATTCTCGGGGTTATCGACCGGTGCGCCGCCGAAACCCCAGCCTCCGCCGGCCCAGTTGCGAAAACCTCTGCCAAAACCTCGTCCGCGTCCCGGGCCTCGACCGAAATAACCCCGACGTGGGGCCCTCCCGTAAGCATCGCCGCTGCACGGGCCCATTCCTCGACCAGTCAGCGGTCCTGCACCGTTTGGTCCTGTTCCGTCTCTAAAAGGCATAATGCCCTCCTTTCTGTGAGAAAACCCTAAATCTGACTATCAAACTTCCAACATCATATATTATGAGCATATGCCCATTACGGTTCAATGGTTTTCTCATTTTTTTCGCAAAATATTGATTTGCCGTTCCTCCCGCCGCCCCGATGCAAAGCCCCGCCGATCCCCCGATTGACCCAACGAGAATCGAGGCTATAGTTTAAGCACGCGTTAAGATGACGCGGACTCGAACGAAAACACGAACGACACCCTGGAAATTGAGAAAACGCGAGCATCTTTTCCATAAAAGGCCCCGGCGAGAAAACTCCCGGGGCTTTTGAACTTCATGTGTCACAAATCCACTTAAGTTTTCCCGCTTAGAAACTCCTTGATACTTGCGCCTCGACCTATATAATTTCGGCAGTGTATTTTCCCCTCTTTCTAACTGGACGCGGCTATAGGGTGTATCGTGGTTTGTCTTTTGGAATTCAGGATATAAGAGCATGAAACGATTTATGCGTGGCATTAAATGCCGTCTAAGGCTTACACGTTGCTATTTGTACGATTTAGCGAGATTCAAGAGGCACTCGGGTCTGCTTAACTCGTGCCATGACAGAGTCTTGGCGGACATAACTACAACTTACCATATCATCGAAAAGGGACTTTCGTTCAAGGACTGCAGACCAGGGTTCGGGGTTAAGAAAGTTACAAAACTGATGAATCTGCTTACGGAATTTGAACGTACCGGTGGTGACACCTCCCGTTCGCAATACAAGGCGGCATGCAATGTATTGAAAGCCTATGTCGGTTCGGGGCAAATACAGTCTTCAGATGACACACAGCTTCTTGTAGCTGATATTAAATCATTTCTTGAAGGAAAACCTACTGATAATTGTCGGTTTTTTGCGGGTGGCGTAAGGATTCTC comes from the Anaerohalosphaera lusitana genome and includes:
- a CDS encoding DUF5320 domain-containing protein, which encodes MPFRDGTGPNGAGPLTGRGMGPCSGDAYGRAPRRGYFGRGPGRGRGFGRGFRNWAGGGWGFGGAPVDNPENYEPASENLTDLEAQAQGLRESLNDLESRIKSMKEEK
- a CDS encoding P-loop NTPase codes for the protein MKTAKTIAIASGKGGTGKTTVSTNLAWTAADRFKSAYLDCDVEEPNGGIFLKPAIEASKTVHVDVPQVDISKCSGCGKCGRLCQYSAIAHLGGQNVITFENMCHSCGGCMRICPTGAITAKKMEIGTVSHGSAGKLRFAGGLLKLGSVRTPSLIHEVLAGDTDAELRFVDAPPGTSCPVIAAVRGADYVILVTEPTPFGLNDLRLAVDMCRALRLDCGLVINNAYGEYVPLDEYVDEQELEVLGRIEYDRKIAEAYSRGEMIVDSLPTYGKVFGRILDRVLEHMV
- a CDS encoding NifB/NifX family molybdenum-iron cluster-binding protein, translating into MICVTSKGSDLQSEVDPRFGRCAYFIFIDPATMEFSAVENTSMNAAQGAGISAGKTVIDGDASAVLTGECGPKAMQTLQSGDVKIYTGLNGTVEQAVQAYNEGSLKAI